The following proteins come from a genomic window of Microbacterium lemovicicum:
- a CDS encoding UbiA family prenyltransferase, whose protein sequence is MSRLVHISRPVLWINAIGTGVVGMWLTGQLFDLQALPILVWLTLPFNLLIYGVNDIFDQDTDALNSRKGSIEGALIEPTEVRLIAWAVAITNLPFLAYFVIALPPLAVAVILLYTLVFVFYSAPPLQFKRRPFLDSLSNAAYALPLLILPVALRADPVWPAVIGLMAWSVAKHAYDAVQDIEEDRASGITTTAVRLGPRGTAIWSGSWWLVSTALFALVSVPVAIVNIAIAGFLVVQLLRRPVPETGRRLYPVSVAFPYIAGSVASGLLLAAMFLGMYP, encoded by the coding sequence GTGTCGCGGCTCGTGCACATCTCCCGGCCGGTGCTCTGGATCAACGCCATCGGCACCGGTGTCGTGGGGATGTGGCTGACCGGCCAGCTGTTCGACCTGCAGGCGCTGCCGATCCTCGTGTGGCTGACCCTGCCGTTCAACCTGCTGATCTACGGCGTGAACGACATCTTCGACCAGGACACCGACGCGCTGAACTCGCGCAAGGGCTCCATCGAGGGCGCGCTGATCGAGCCGACCGAGGTGCGACTCATCGCATGGGCTGTCGCGATCACGAACCTCCCCTTCCTCGCCTACTTCGTCATCGCCCTGCCGCCGCTGGCGGTCGCGGTGATCCTGCTCTACACGCTGGTCTTCGTGTTCTACTCGGCTCCGCCGCTGCAGTTCAAACGGCGCCCCTTCCTCGATTCGCTGAGCAACGCGGCGTACGCGCTGCCGCTGCTCATCCTTCCCGTCGCGCTCCGGGCCGACCCGGTGTGGCCGGCCGTCATCGGTCTCATGGCGTGGAGTGTGGCCAAGCACGCGTACGACGCGGTGCAGGACATCGAGGAGGATCGCGCGTCGGGCATCACCACGACCGCGGTGCGGCTCGGACCGCGCGGCACCGCGATCTGGAGCGGAAGCTGGTGGCTGGTGTCGACCGCGCTCTTCGCCCTCGTGAGCGTGCCCGTCGCCATCGTGAACATCGCCATCGCGGGCTTCCTGGTCGTGCAGCTGCTGCGCCGTCCGGTGCCGGAGACCGGACGGCGCCTGTACCCCGTGTCCGTCGCCTTCCCGTACATCGCGGGCTCCGTGGCGAGCGGCCTCCTGCTCGCCGCGATGTTCCTCGGGATGTATCCGTGA